The Vigna radiata var. radiata cultivar VC1973A chromosome 6, Vradiata_ver6, whole genome shotgun sequence DNA segment gtcaataataattaattactctTTTTCGACATTTAGAATGTGGaccaaaataaaagtaaatgggaccaaaaacagaaattaaaagttattgagaaccaaaaaaaaaattaatacacatGTCTATGCAAGTTTTATTCCATCTTTGACGTGtcactaaataaatatttcatcactgcaatatattaatttttttccgtaaaataaattatttttgataaacGTGTCAAATCCAATAAACTACAAACACCTGGTCACTCATTTCACCCTTTTGGTCGAGTTTATTTTAGGAGATGGAAAACATAGATTTATTGTTCATGAAATAAGGTAAGATATGAATgaaaacacaaaagaaattatttgCTTACCTTTCTCTTCAATAATAAAGAGATTTGTAAAGAAAGTTGCATACacctttataataatttttactttcattaaaagttattttaaatttaatttatatttctaaaaactgattttaaaaatttatttcataaattatattttaaatatataatatataaacaaattattttattatattaatcaaattaattacattgatctttactttctattttctttcctttaatcCAAACAACTTCAGTTTTATCTCTTctcctttcaaattgatttgtTTTCACTCTTCTAAATTCATCGTCTCATTCAAACACAAACttgtcaataaaaaatataaactaaaattaaactgggattaaaaaaaatatgcacaTCTCAACCCTAGCtattgatatatttgattaagatatggaaaatatatttttgacacCAGTTGCACCACTTGAGAATTCTTTTTAGGagtattatgattattaaaaaagttaacttttatatttataaaaataaaaaggagatTAAACTAATGGTTTGAAGTGTATGTAAAAGTTTGTTAGGTTTCACAATAatactatatttaatatatatatatatatatatatatatatatatatatatataaataaataaataaataaataaaatcacttaACATGCTAATAAACCGTATGGTTTGCATCACATtgattaattgttttctttaatataatttaaaatgtgtcGCCTAATACCTAATTCATCAATTAAATAacgttaataaataatataaaccaaaaagttttataaaaacaaaaaataagatatataaaaatttagaccAAAATCGAATAAGAGAACACACACCAGTTCCTCCTACTCTTGGATGTTTCATTTAACAAATATATCTTCACTTAACAGTAAACAGtagaaaccaaaacaaaaaaaaaaatctttattcttttattaaagaCCAAAACAACATTTTACTCATAATTATGTACAAAATTcacaaatataagaaaagttaaaatgttACTTAATTGTAGTTGATATCATTCATGTTAGTCCTTTTCGTTTGTATGCACTTTTACGTTATATCATGAAACTtgataaaacttattttatattaattgttcTCGTTAATGTGAAGGAGCAACATCAATGGCGTTTTCTAAAAAGAAGCAACAGCAATTCAGTTCTTttctaaaaagtatttttttattaaaataagccGAAATGAGGGGTTTTTCTGGATCTGAAATTTACATCACCTTGACATACTCAAAACATAaggattttaaacaaaataacactGCGCTGTATACGATAATCCAATCCCAAGATTGGTCACCATTGCCACAAGATGTATACCAAACACAGTAGATTGGGCTAGTTTATGATAACACTTTGAACGatgaaacaacaaaatcaactgaaaaataaagaaatgaaaacttGTTCTTATCATAAACCAGATTCATTGCAGAATCAACATTGCTTTGTGACTTCTCTCCAGGTTTTTATAGCCTGAGACACCTTTTCCTCAATCATTTGTGCATCCACTTGAGAGGCCTTGTTCTCCTGGAAGATAAACACAAGAATTTCAATTGGGGTCGTATTACATTGAAGAGAATTTCTTCTCACAAAAACACTATGTTGGAGACATCATCTGAGGTTAAAGAACGACAACTTTCTAAAAGAACAATACCGATCCTATATATTGACAGTATTCATGAGAATTGCATGCATTTGATTTTCTGTCTGAAAATGTGTTTGCATGTTTGAATGAGTGTTTGACCTTACTAGTATTACTTACTTTGATTCCAAAAGCTTCTAAAGAGAACTTCTCCACACAAGAAGCCCTAGCCTGAAGAACATCAAGACCAAGCTTTTCAAAAGCTTCCAAGATGAATGTCAACAACCCCTGGCAACTTTTTTCACACACCACCTTGATCGTAAACCCCTCTTCTTGAGTTTCCACTTTAATCTGTAAAAAGCATAAAGAAATCACACAAAAAGATTCCTTTCAGTTCAAGGATTTGTCAGGTATCACATACCACAGGCGTTGGACTGTTATCGATGACATTTTGTGCTGCAGCAACTGCTAATTGGTTAAACTCCTGCAACTTTTGCTTCAAATTACGTATGTACCTCGATGCATTCAGTATCAAAGAGGTCTTACGCCGCTGCATCAACAAAGCAAAACAATCCACCATATTTCAACATAAATCTCGatcaaggaaaaaaaagaaagccaGTAGATGAAGGACTGATATATACAAAGTTTCATGGTTCTAttcaaataagaataatattaaaagtgaaGAAGTTTTGACTCAAAGAGATGCTGAATAACATCAGATTATTAAAAAGCAGAAAAGGGAAATGAGTAATTAATCACCGCATGAGAGTTAGTGATTGAACGAAGCTTTTGTATGCTCCTATACAGTACTGTTCTCCTGTGAATCCTGTaaaccattttctttctttctctctttttttctttctctctctctctctctctctctcaccctCACACACTATGAAGAgaactatatataaagaaatcCAAACAGAAGTGTATGGTTAGTGAAAAGGACGAGAACAAAGAATCTTGTTGGTCACATGTGAAACAGATATGGAGTTACCGTAGGTAGCAACTGTTTTAACCTTTAACTTATAGggacaacctttttttttttaatcctgTTTAATTCATAATCAGCAGATTAAAACCGAGCTACTTTGATATGAAACCACATTTCACACTTAAAGGGAATGTCATGTTAAGGTTAGAAAAATCAACAGATAATGCCATGTTTATGTTACATtgtacatatattaaaaattgtggTTGTGGAAAAGTGATTAATGTTGATGCTGCAACATTAGAGTAattcagaaaaaagaaaatcattattatgatATGAAGTGGTCCTACCCTTTGGAGACCACCATAGACACTAATTGCAGATAAGATACCACGTTCTTCAAGGCATATTAAGATCAACTCCATCTTGTGATCCTCATCCATATCTAACATATAACAAGCCAACACCATGGTATGCCAAATCTTCTATCCTGATTTCACCAATATCGAAACATCtcttattattgtaattttcatccataaacatattttttacagatggattttaaaattaattttttttattatttaagatcgtttatattatatagtttttgaATAAGTTCCAATGTAATTGTAAAATGTTAAGattatttcaaaacatattattCCCACaattttttggaaaaatgtttttatttgtatgagatgtcattttcaaattcaaacgaACACTAAATTATACTTTTGCCCTTCACCTTTTCCTTAATCAATttacaagtaaaataaagaaaaaatattactcTTGTTGGTATCtgaaaaaagatatttataaaaaagatgtATCGATCGAAGATTGTTTGAAGTTAAAGCAGAGTTGGATTGATGATGAAtatgttaagaaaaataaaagagagaagattatttatatatatattaagatggTTTTagaggatgaagaagaaggagttCAAGCTGGTACAGTTGTGTGGCGTGTGAAAAAAGGCTTGGCTGTATGCATAGCAGAGATAAAAGGTGTGGGGTCAGTAAAAGAAGAGCATTGAGAAAACAAACGTTCTTCTTTCTGCATGGCAACGTGATGAAGCAATGAAAGAGATGGTGATGCATTGGCGTGAGTGTGGGTTAAGTTTACATGCTGGAAAGGAATCTCCATTGTTGATTGAGACAGAAATCCATAGTAGCAACTAGCCAAGCTAAGTGTCAAAAACATGTTACAGTTTTATGTGCCATCTTTGGATGCCTCCAAGCCTTTCTCACGGGGAAAcgattctctctctctccctctgtTCTTCATTTGGCTTCTGCTACCAACAAAAGTTAAAcaaactttgttttttattatacaaCAAAGAAAATTCGATGTCATTTGGcatttcttttcactttctttccaAACCTTAGAGTTAAAAACCTTGCAAGATATGTCGTCTTCAATCTGTCGTTTCTTATTTCattcatcaaaatttaaatcatcaatatttacattttagattttcaaatgcaaaaattaatcaaactcCTTTTGTCTTAACTATAACTTTTCACTTTGGATTCCTATCAAAATTCTCAATTCccttcaccattttcaaacaataaataaatctaaacaCTAGTAAAAGTACTGCACCCCtatataccttttttttttcattcaatatctttaattaggATCATGTCAACATATACATCAAATTCAGAAAcaattaatttacaattttaatcatagaaaccatacaatttaagaaaaattatcttCTTAGatgaaattatgttaaatatattttgctagggttgttttattaaattattagtacATTTTAGACTATTTAAGCCATATCtaatgtcattttttttgttttagtaacTCCTCATAAATTGTAGGCATCATACGTAAAAGATTTCTATACTCCTCCccaaaattatgtttttcttttttaagaatattacaaactatataataaatgtttattaagcaTCTTGGATTACAAATGTAAGTTACGTTTGATATAAcgattttaaaaatcatttctagtaatataaaatttctaaaaataactttttaatttagtttcccACTACTTTCAATGTGGAAAGGTGGAAATTCAAGATTgctacaaaaataatattttttttataacatgtctctcaattttgaaaatattttagacatattataacattttcgtggaaaaaatatttttaaaattatacttatCAAGAAAGATTCCAAGAATAAAAAACCACTTTCGAACGTGAAATGCCTCCTAATAACATTTCTGGctgaatatttttcatttatgaagGCCactaaaaagtattttttgtctccataaataattttttttaatactataaGAAAATCCTCGGATAGCCAATTTAGACATTAagttaaacaatattaatttctttggtacctaatattaattaataaccAATTTTGACATTAATCTTTTTAGTAATCAAaatcttaataattaattttaatggaCAATTTAGAGTCTAATtcataaactaattataattttatattcataataatgattattttagtgactaataatttttaatttatgaattagtatttaaattagtcattgtagtaatatattatttttagtctctaaaaTTTATTACTATACCATATTTTGTATCACTTAATTTCTTGCTTGGTTGATTTTCAACAATTTAAATATGCTAGCAGTAAAGTTTACAGTCTATACTTTACATTTTGTAAACCTATTCTTAAGTaacatatctttaattattatatttcccATTATAGTGTTGATGGCAAATTCCGTAAAGAGATTGTCTTTAGTTTAAATAAACTTGAAGTTCTTCTAATCCTAATGGGTTTGGTGGAATGTTCTatcaaaaacactaaaaaaaataaccaaaaaagAATTAGTATTATAATGCTATTAGACtacaaaagattttttttttaaatttaattaaaaaagcatataattatttttaacttattctaataaatagatatttatattaatattagcaTAATATCGATTTAGTAGACGctaattcatttactttttgACACTAATAGAATCATCTTAGCGGATGTTTATAAAGTCAATTTAGATGAgtataacaagaaaaaaaaattaattttttagtatttatgtttaattaagaTAGCCTCCACTAGTTTAAATGTTGTAAATTTGTGAGCATTCATGACAACGAGTGTGAATATTTTTAAGCTAAAGgtccaaatttaaaaaagacaCATATTCTCATACTTATACTTATATATCTCATTCATTCACACATGTCTTTCTTCCACATtcttctcatcttcttcatttatATTAACCATCTCCTCCATTCATATTCATCTATCTCTCATTCACACTAATCTTTTTCATCTACTACAATTTTTTTCCATTCTCttagttttgtattttatttttgttggaaaTGCGGCCATTGTACGAattcactttttctttcaattattgTCATTAGTGTTAGCAAAATCGaaacaaattaaactaatatgaaaaatatattttatttagtatcGATTTAGTTAAtgctaattaaataaattttaaaataaaaatgcattaaCGGCAGGTAAACAAACACTAAAcaacttcaattaaaaattcaaattcaaatttattagttttagaGTAGTACACGGATGTACGACGCATGTTATTTGTTGTTAATTAGTGTTAACTTTTATTGGTTAGTGTTGACTTTTAGCCAATGCTAAATCTATATTTTCTTGTATTGAAAGCATTaaagtattatataatttgatgtaTACCAAGTATGAATTCCAATATTATACCACTTACCTAAAGTTGATAGTgctaaaataatatcttattctAAACCTATTGTCTTGGGtaatttttggtttaaaatcATCTACAAAATCTTAGTAGATATGCTTGTTATGGTTAGTAAAATTATATCCATCAACCAAAGTGGTTTTGTGAAAGGTAAAACAATTATTGTGACTTTCAAATATATCGatttattaagtaaaaaaatgaaaaacttttaGGGTAATGTTGCCTTAAGGTTGATATCAAAATggtttttttatacttttaatggTGATTACTTTGTCGAAGTGCTTAAAGCTTTTGATCTATATGAAGTTTTATAGTTGTATTTTATGTATTCTTCAATATGGTAAAGTTTTTGTAAGATTTAAATGATCTTCTATAAAATACTTCAATAGTTATAAATGTGTTAGAcaaaaaatttctttatcacTCCTTCTGATAttctacaaaatttaaaagaacttCTTGACTCTTGTTATCTCTTGTTAATGgctcaatcataaaaaaaaattttgtattGATATTACAAATCTTGTTTTTATCTCCTTTAGTGATgtcattaaataatatattggtTTCATCAAATTAATATTCTCTTTACCTATTTGGGTTTCTTTTCCTAGTGTTGTGCTTAAAACTTGTCATTTCAATCTTATTATGAAAAAACTCTATGAAACTTCACAGTAGGAAAGATAAAATAACTTCTCATGATGGATAGAGTCCAACTTGTTAATTATGTTATCACTACTCTAGTTTTCTATTCTTTTAAGGTTTAACAATGACCTATAAATTTGGCTAAACAATGAGGTTAGATCCAAAATGTTATATGGATAAGTAACATTCAACAAAAAGGGTCAgtcactataaaaaaatataatattacttATGACTAGAATTTGTTGATAACAAATGGAATTCGTCaataactcataatttttaCCAGAAAATTGATGGCACAAAGTTTTTCGATAATTTGGTCATTTGTAAAATTTACCAATGAAACTCTCAAATCCATCGATAATTATTGACAATGCATGCTCTGCCACTAAGTTAGCATCACTGATAAAAATTTCGCTCTATAATAAGAGATGTTTATGTATTGCACAACATGAACTTATTGACGAAATTATAATCTGTCAGTAAAGTTAAGTACTTTATTATGTgaatttctgaaaaaaatttTGTCACTAACGACAATATATGCATTTAGTGCAATGGACTATATTCTCTACACCCAGACAAACCTGTCAATAATTTTATCCAAACAAAGATTATAATACTTGCTGATACCCAACCATACTTACATGTATTTCACAATTTTGTACACTACTAACATTAGTATAGCGAAGAGATGTGACAACAATTATTTTGGACATTGAGTTTCAATTCTACAACCAAAACACATCAAGATGAGACAAAAAAATGATTGGTTTTTGGCTTCAATTATGAACCAAAGGTCAATGTTTAGCCTCAGTTCcttaaaaattgaaacactAAACCATagataactaataaaaaatataaaaagtgtgGATTTGGCTTCAGTTATGAGCATAACCAAAGCCAAATATCCTTTATGCTTCAATTTGTATAAACAAAACctaatatgttttcttttaaataattttttaaatggtaTTTGTCTTTAGTTATAACTTGAACCGAAGCCTAATATTCCTTtatgctttaattttattataactaaaGCCTAATGtaagctcttttttttttaaaaaatattattttttgtttttatttcttcttatatattaaacttGTAAATGAATATCCAACAAAGAAACAAtccaaaaacataataatactttatattcCTCACACCTAGAATAAGAATATAGATACAAGTAAATGTGCTAAGTGTTATCTATATTTGTGCTAaatccttaaaaatattttatccttaCAATAAGTAAATGTGCTAAATATTATTGTAcatttatattatgtattttgcACAAGTTATccttaaataattaatggaCTTATCAAGAATTGGTGTATGACTTATTAtcaattagtatataaaaagaCAAATTTGTAAAGTATTTGATTCAATGCAATTATTACCATTTTCAACTAATTGTATATGAACATGAGTAAAGGTTGTCATCCATTACATTACATAG contains these protein-coding regions:
- the LOC106764371 gene encoding uncharacterized protein LOC106764371, coding for MVYRIHRRTVLYRSIQKLRSITNSHARRKTSLILNASRYIRNLKQKLQEFNQLAVAAAQNVIDNSPTPVIKVETQEEGFTIKVVCEKSCQGLLTFILEAFEKLGLDVLQARASCVEKFSLEAFGIKENKASQVDAQMIEEKVSQAIKTWREVTKQC